From the Candidatus Brocadiia bacterium genome, one window contains:
- the glyS gene encoding glycine--tRNA ligase subunit beta yields the protein MTDFLLELGCEEIPAGYINPALEHSRKYLAGYLGEKRLNPGQITALASPRRLAFFVPGLPDAQEDINKEILGPSVTIAFDHNNDPTAALYGFSKKNNVQPHQVKIKDSPKGKICYLQISIKGEKTEKLLADAVAGLVKSIPFPKSMWWLASKEGGKSLTFARPLRYILAVFGAKTLKIELSGVASAKTSAGHPFYTGKPVDIKSSDPAKYKDALRKARVIVDPAERKDIILKGIRDIAQKCDAVCDEPALLDEVTHLVEFPSIIECSFDESFLKIPSAVIESAMKSHQRYFPLKDSKGKLLPRFVVVSNNPNNSPLIKEGNERVLRARLADAVFFWENDRKIPLSEYAQRLESITFLGKLGTMKEKSARLKELSVFLTAELNCQAAEKTAARAAELCKADLMTGMVGEFPDLQGIMGYEYLKDSEPGVALAIKEHYQPRFAGDALPQTPAGICLSLAEKFDNLAACFISGLIPTGSNDQYGLRRQVLGIINIVVKNNLSLSLGKVWKKILPLLVETGRPKAPELAKSPYPGAQSFWTNVAKAGNPSDADIQAFKTDITKFIEQRCYQMAVEDDAIPHEIFNAVIIPHGIDNLIDRYQRIRTLHKLSQEPIWGELVEVVERTHNIAKGASSTGGIDESLLKEKEEQELYAAYKDNKDQIAQLSGRADYEAASRLFHKTFAQLAHTFFDKVFVNVEDKALRDNRIALNRNINRLYFDNIADLSQIPRKKY from the coding sequence ATGACAGACTTCCTGCTGGAACTGGGTTGCGAAGAAATCCCGGCCGGGTACATCAATCCGGCCCTGGAGCACAGCCGTAAATACCTGGCCGGATATCTCGGTGAAAAACGGCTCAACCCGGGACAGATCACGGCCCTGGCCTCACCCCGGCGCCTGGCATTCTTCGTGCCCGGACTGCCCGACGCCCAGGAGGATATCAACAAGGAAATACTCGGCCCGTCCGTGACCATAGCCTTCGACCATAACAACGACCCCACCGCCGCGCTCTACGGCTTCTCCAAAAAGAACAACGTCCAGCCGCATCAGGTCAAGATAAAAGATTCGCCCAAAGGCAAAATCTGCTACCTCCAGATAAGCATCAAGGGCGAAAAGACCGAAAAGCTCCTGGCCGACGCCGTGGCCGGACTGGTCAAATCAATACCATTCCCCAAATCGATGTGGTGGCTGGCCTCCAAAGAAGGCGGCAAATCGCTCACCTTTGCCCGGCCCCTGCGCTATATACTGGCTGTATTCGGCGCAAAAACGCTCAAGATAGAACTGTCCGGAGTGGCATCGGCCAAAACATCGGCCGGCCACCCATTCTATACCGGCAAGCCGGTGGACATCAAATCATCCGACCCGGCCAAGTACAAGGACGCCCTGCGCAAGGCACGCGTCATCGTCGACCCGGCCGAGCGCAAGGACATCATCCTCAAAGGCATCCGGGACATCGCGCAAAAGTGCGACGCCGTCTGCGACGAGCCGGCTCTGCTCGACGAGGTCACCCATCTGGTCGAGTTCCCATCCATCATCGAGTGCTCGTTTGACGAGTCGTTTCTGAAGATACCATCGGCCGTCATCGAATCGGCTATGAAATCGCACCAGCGCTATTTCCCGCTCAAGGATTCCAAGGGCAAGCTCCTGCCCCGGTTCGTGGTGGTCAGCAATAATCCCAATAATAGCCCTCTCATCAAGGAAGGCAACGAGCGCGTGCTCCGAGCCCGGCTGGCCGACGCCGTCTTCTTCTGGGAAAACGACCGTAAAATACCGCTGTCCGAATACGCCCAACGGCTTGAATCCATCACCTTCCTAGGCAAACTCGGCACTATGAAAGAAAAGTCGGCCCGCCTGAAAGAGCTGTCCGTATTCCTGACGGCCGAACTCAACTGCCAGGCCGCCGAGAAGACCGCTGCCCGGGCCGCCGAGCTCTGCAAGGCCGACCTGATGACCGGTATGGTCGGCGAATTCCCCGACCTCCAGGGCATTATGGGCTATGAATACCTCAAAGACTCCGAACCCGGCGTGGCCCTGGCCATCAAGGAGCACTACCAGCCCCGCTTTGCCGGCGACGCCTTGCCGCAAACACCGGCCGGCATCTGCCTGTCGCTGGCCGAGAAGTTCGACAACCTGGCCGCCTGCTTCATCAGCGGCCTGATTCCCACCGGCTCCAACGACCAATACGGGCTCCGGCGCCAAGTACTGGGCATCATCAATATCGTCGTCAAAAATAACCTCAGCCTGTCGCTCGGCAAGGTCTGGAAAAAAATACTCCCGCTTCTGGTCGAAACCGGCCGTCCAAAGGCCCCGGAACTGGCCAAGTCGCCTTATCCGGGAGCCCAATCATTCTGGACCAACGTAGCTAAGGCCGGCAACCCGTCCGACGCCGACATCCAGGCATTCAAAACCGATATCACCAAGTTCATCGAACAGCGCTGCTACCAGATGGCCGTCGAGGACGACGCCATCCCGCACGAAATCTTCAACGCCGTAATCATCCCGCACGGCATAGACAACCTGATTGACCGCTACCAGCGGATAAGAACGCTCCACAAGCTGTCCCAAGAACCCATCTGGGGCGAGCTGGTCGAGGTGGTCGAGCGCACCCATAACATCGCCAAAGGCGCCTCAAGCACGGGCGGCATCGACGAATCACTGCTCAAGGAAAAGGAAGAGCAGGAATTGTACGCCGCCTATAAAGATAACAAGGACCAAATCGCCCAACTGTCCGGCCGGGCCGACTACGAAGCCGCCTCGCGCTTATTCCACAAAACATTTGCCCAGCTGGCCCACACATTCTTCGATAAGGTCTTCGTCAACGTCGAAGACAAAGCGCTCCGGGACAACCGCATCGCACTCAACCGAAATATCAACCGGCTCTATTTTGACAACATCGCCGACCTGTCGCAGATACCTCGTAAAAAGTATTAG
- a CDS encoding beta-ketoacyl-ACP synthase III: protein MNKIRKVGIIGTGSFVPSKVLTNEYFESIVDTSDEWIVTRSGIKERRMIDEKMATSDMCFEAAKKALEAAKIKAEELDVIVIGTVTPDHPFPSTACYLQSRLGAKNAAAFDISAACCGFMYSFGVGTRLMLGSNYKYALVIGAESLTRITDYKDRGTCVLFGDGAGAVVLHSGDTVHGHEIIYTYMGADGNGTHLLYQPAGGSRNPPSHKTVDERGHCVKLKGREVYKFAVTKMSDLIRKAVQECGLTMDDIKLIVPHQVNLRILEAAAERLNFPMERVFVNIHKYGNTSSASVPIAFDEVTRADKLQKGDIAVLVAFGGGLTWASAVIRW, encoded by the coding sequence ATGAATAAAATCCGAAAAGTAGGCATCATAGGGACGGGCTCATTTGTGCCGTCCAAGGTGCTGACCAACGAATATTTCGAGAGTATAGTCGATACCAGCGATGAGTGGATAGTCACCCGGTCGGGCATCAAGGAACGCCGGATGATAGACGAGAAGATGGCCACGTCGGATATGTGCTTTGAGGCGGCCAAAAAGGCGCTGGAGGCGGCCAAGATAAAAGCCGAGGAGCTGGATGTGATAGTCATCGGCACGGTTACTCCGGACCATCCTTTTCCGTCGACGGCCTGTTACTTGCAGAGCCGGCTGGGCGCCAAGAACGCCGCGGCCTTCGACATTTCAGCCGCCTGTTGCGGGTTTATGTATAGTTTCGGCGTAGGCACGAGGCTGATGCTGGGCAGTAATTATAAATACGCCCTGGTCATCGGGGCCGAGTCGCTCACCCGGATTACCGATTATAAAGACCGGGGCACCTGCGTATTGTTCGGCGACGGGGCCGGCGCGGTGGTGCTGCATTCGGGCGACACGGTCCACGGACACGAGATAATTTACACCTATATGGGTGCGGACGGCAACGGCACCCATTTACTCTACCAGCCGGCCGGCGGTAGCCGGAACCCGCCCAGTCACAAAACCGTAGACGAACGCGGGCACTGCGTCAAGCTCAAAGGCCGCGAGGTATATAAATTCGCGGTGACCAAAATGTCCGACCTGATCCGCAAAGCCGTCCAGGAATGCGGGCTGACCATGGACGACATCAAGCTGATTGTGCCGCATCAGGTCAACCTGAGGATACTGGAAGCGGCGGCCGAGCGGCTGAACTTCCCTATGGAACGGGTCTTCGTTAATATCCATAAATACGGAAACACCTCGTCGGCGTCGGTGCCGATAGCGTTTGACGAAGTCACCCGGGCCGACAAGCTCCAGAAGGGCGACATCGCGGTTCTTGTTGCGTTCGGCGGCGGGCTGACCTGGGCTTCAGCGGTTATCCGCTGGTAG
- a CDS encoding glycoside hydrolase family 20 zincin-like fold domain-containing protein: MRKALLIILVIISCCGDLSSAPADSQSGKSQINVIPRPRQVTYRNNGCAISPDWRIVLESTSTGLERRAAEQISIDLEFDYGVKVPVELDDFDARTRPNSIVLGVPKRDKGVNERAVKRGVVVNDALEPQGYLLSVEQNAVMLLGNDPEGVFYAAQTLRQLITRQGIQALVPGVFITDYPIYKYRGVQMDISHNAVPTVEQFKHIIRTLALYKMNLLTFSVESTLDILTPDEIREVSADAKAHNIELIGNIQSGVPLKSPDGSVTPRQEDYYDYLEQVYEKAVPAFESKYLHFNCGDEVSGSSTDSMLEFNTHIQRVMHLARIYYKTPVFWGEMFLKYQELLTRIPDKSVIMNNTRDPKRYRSSIEAIGKAGLGQFLCPKGYAEGRIFPLIDDARDSILEFCRVGVPFVESGKPVLGVVLELGWRRPGPEFFEANWLNVLWAAECAWGPDKADYGSFPARFSRSLFGIDTDTGFEVADIFNQCNRLLGFPDDVVSRLYEDPFASDFHLEVPEFNARLDEVVRLAGEAQKLLGRLEARAHSHKQYINTWKYVAEQWQYLAYKFLMSHVVANAYNDLYFTELEKINYQRVINEYINTLRLLREKTVAIQSISNGFMSGQYEKSHDNYAQLVKLFEDKSAKLKNILEAVMISGRAGLASSAEIGFMLKSFPARAVNPEVIMPGQEVAKRFVWWQKDWPYRVFVRLENKVTREPLGANQFACPVEVSLDFSQLLSEAFPEVRGLPVGVQRRKPEAGLDLDSIRVVEYDEAGVPLGEAPCQVDKQPGFDARNSARVNVYWALRGKAYMNTTRYFYIYFDVDNKQPKPEQSYNLLQVKPSGDNGVKNERIRAYLEPEAEGVIRRWHVRDIGAGIFSSLNVLGGKGAILEAPGVLLGSGGDKGGYKLESEAVGPLMARYRAVAPGGFYRQYTFYEDLPVVDILSNAGLNQCFNNGLGDNFEKGQYLFSNYQTGQVGSGRVDCPEAFWSVLKRKDGLAFGFITPDNRAGHYVAGKDLSGIDNRQGIAHFVVYCDRTEEDQFKLMNRIMSVFSLVDSADQASRTLVIQRGKGEARE, translated from the coding sequence ATGCGTAAAGCACTACTAATCATACTTGTTATCATTTCCTGCTGCGGCGATTTGTCATCCGCTCCGGCAGACAGTCAATCTGGTAAATCACAAATCAACGTCATTCCCCGGCCCAGGCAGGTAACTTACCGGAATAACGGCTGTGCCATCAGCCCGGACTGGCGGATAGTTTTGGAAAGCACCAGCACCGGACTGGAGCGCCGGGCGGCCGAGCAGATAAGCATAGACCTGGAATTTGATTACGGCGTCAAGGTGCCGGTGGAGCTGGATGATTTCGATGCCCGGACCAGGCCTAATTCTATAGTGTTGGGCGTGCCCAAGCGCGATAAGGGTGTTAACGAGCGGGCCGTCAAGCGGGGTGTTGTTGTCAACGACGCGCTCGAACCACAGGGCTATTTGTTGTCGGTGGAGCAGAACGCGGTGATGCTTTTGGGTAATGACCCTGAGGGAGTTTTCTACGCGGCCCAGACGCTTCGCCAGTTGATAACGAGACAGGGTATCCAGGCGCTGGTGCCGGGGGTTTTCATCACCGATTACCCGATTTATAAATACCGCGGCGTACAGATGGATATCAGCCATAACGCCGTCCCGACCGTGGAGCAGTTCAAGCACATCATCCGGACCCTGGCTTTATACAAGATGAACCTGCTGACGTTCTCAGTGGAATCAACGCTGGATATCCTGACTCCGGACGAAATCCGGGAAGTATCTGCCGACGCCAAGGCGCATAACATTGAGCTTATCGGCAATATCCAGTCCGGGGTTCCGCTTAAATCACCGGACGGGTCGGTAACACCGCGGCAGGAGGATTATTACGATTACCTGGAGCAGGTTTATGAGAAGGCGGTGCCAGCGTTTGAGTCCAAGTACTTGCATTTCAACTGCGGTGATGAGGTTAGCGGCAGTTCGACCGACAGCATGCTGGAATTTAATACGCACATCCAGCGGGTGATGCACCTAGCCCGGATTTATTACAAGACGCCGGTGTTCTGGGGCGAGATGTTCCTGAAATACCAGGAGCTGTTGACCCGGATACCGGACAAATCGGTGATAATGAATAATACCCGCGACCCGAAGCGTTACCGTTCATCCATCGAGGCGATTGGCAAGGCCGGGCTGGGGCAGTTCCTGTGCCCGAAAGGATACGCCGAGGGCCGGATATTCCCGTTAATAGATGACGCCAGGGACAGTATTCTGGAATTTTGCCGGGTTGGCGTGCCGTTTGTCGAGTCGGGCAAACCGGTGCTGGGCGTGGTGCTGGAACTGGGTTGGCGCCGGCCCGGGCCGGAGTTCTTTGAGGCCAACTGGCTCAACGTGCTCTGGGCGGCCGAATGCGCTTGGGGTCCGGACAAGGCGGATTATGGCTCGTTCCCGGCGCGGTTCTCGCGCTCGTTATTCGGGATTGATACCGATACCGGTTTCGAGGTGGCTGATATTTTTAACCAATGCAACCGGTTGCTGGGGTTTCCGGACGATGTGGTCAGCCGACTCTATGAAGACCCCTTTGCCAGCGATTTCCATTTGGAGGTGCCGGAGTTCAACGCCCGGCTGGACGAGGTGGTCAGATTGGCCGGCGAAGCGCAGAAGTTGTTGGGACGGTTGGAGGCAAGGGCGCATAGCCATAAACAATATATCAACACTTGGAAATATGTGGCTGAGCAGTGGCAATACCTGGCATATAAATTTCTGATGAGCCATGTCGTAGCAAATGCATATAATGATTTGTATTTTACTGAGCTGGAAAAAATCAATTACCAGAGGGTAATAAATGAATATATTAATACCTTGCGCTTATTGCGCGAAAAGACCGTTGCGATACAATCAATAAGCAATGGTTTTATGAGCGGTCAATATGAAAAATCACATGATAACTATGCGCAGTTGGTAAAACTATTTGAGGATAAGTCGGCTAAATTAAAAAACATTCTGGAAGCAGTAATGATTTCCGGAAGAGCCGGTTTGGCATCTTCTGCGGAAATAGGTTTTATGCTTAAATCGTTCCCGGCCCGGGCGGTTAACCCGGAGGTAATTATGCCGGGGCAGGAGGTGGCCAAGAGGTTTGTCTGGTGGCAAAAGGACTGGCCTTACCGGGTATTTGTCAGGCTGGAGAACAAAGTTACCCGCGAGCCGTTGGGCGCCAACCAGTTTGCCTGCCCGGTCGAGGTCAGCCTTGATTTCAGCCAGCTTTTATCCGAGGCCTTTCCCGAGGTGCGCGGGTTGCCGGTGGGCGTACAGCGCCGAAAGCCGGAGGCTGGGTTGGATTTGGATTCAATCCGGGTGGTGGAGTATGACGAGGCCGGCGTGCCGCTGGGCGAGGCTCCCTGCCAGGTCGATAAGCAGCCGGGCTTTGACGCCCGGAACAGCGCGCGGGTCAATGTTTACTGGGCGCTTCGGGGGAAGGCTTATATGAATACTACCAGGTATTTCTATATCTATTTTGATGTTGACAACAAGCAGCCCAAACCTGAACAGTCGTACAATCTTTTACAGGTTAAACCATCCGGGGACAATGGCGTCAAAAACGAGAGGATAAGGGCTTATCTGGAACCGGAAGCGGAGGGCGTCATCAGAAGATGGCATGTCCGCGATATCGGCGCCGGGATATTCAGCAGCCTGAACGTACTGGGCGGAAAGGGCGCCATACTGGAAGCGCCCGGGGTTTTGCTGGGGTCGGGAGGCGATAAGGGCGGCTACAAACTGGAATCCGAGGCGGTTGGGCCGCTGATGGCTCGCTACCGGGCCGTCGCGCCGGGCGGATTTTACCGGCAATATACATTTTATGAAGACCTGCCGGTAGTGGATATTTTATCTAATGCCGGATTAAACCAGTGTTTTAATAATGGGCTTGGTGATAACTTCGAAAAAGGGCAGTATTTGTTTTCTAATTACCAGACTGGTCAGGTCGGCTCCGGGCGGGTGGATTGCCCGGAGGCATTCTGGTCCGTACTCAAGCGTAAGGACGGGTTGGCATTTGGATTCATCACGCCGGATAACCGGGCCGGACATTACGTGGCCGGCAAAGACTTGAGCGGTATTGACAACCGGCAGGGCATAGCGCATTTCGTGGTCTATTGCGACCGGACCGAAGAGGACCAGTTCAAGCTGATGAACCGGATAATGTCGGTGTTCAGCTTGGTTGATTCGGCAGACCAGGCTAGCCGGACGCTCGTCATCCAGAGGGGCAAAGGCGAGGCCCGGGAATAG